A single Gemmatimonadota bacterium DNA region contains:
- a CDS encoding serine hydrolase, with protein MMKRILGSAGLIVSLALVGSRAAAQAGRYDLERTKTVLTGIIESALAQRGIPSVSIALVKGDSIVWKAAFGYANMRTKTPATTETIYSTGSSFKSATATALMQLVDQGKLKLDDPVNRYLENSRVQDRLQSEKPVNVTHVLSHWSGLIAGAVTKPIWRRELPKTLEQMVSTLYTVRAPETQFEYNNFAFGLAGLMVQNISGVEYEKYLVDSLLRPLGVTTPHPVYPSPEMVEVMALPYSPGGATGQPRPVAQVHFDVYPAGDIYLRPEDMARFLGAHLNGGMWQGRRILSEASIRKMHEPQFGGAYGFGFFIKKDDKGHTIISHGGSIPGQLANMMGDLDARVGVYYMTNSGQIQELADAAIALLRGEDYVPIAARKSIAVDPKLLDSYVGAYELGAGAAITITREGGTLYAQGRGLGGAARNELLADTPSRFVVKGPDLRVSFLKNQAGLVDRLEIENYGGPITTAKKRPAQ; from the coding sequence ATGATGAAGCGAATACTCGGATCCGCCGGCCTGATCGTCTCGCTGGCACTCGTAGGATCCCGGGCGGCGGCCCAGGCGGGGCGGTACGATCTCGAACGAACCAAAACCGTGTTGACCGGCATCATCGAGTCCGCGCTCGCGCAACGGGGCATTCCTTCGGTTTCGATCGCGCTGGTCAAGGGCGACTCCATCGTCTGGAAAGCGGCGTTCGGTTACGCGAACATGCGGACCAAGACCCCGGCGACGACCGAGACGATCTACAGCACGGGATCGAGCTTCAAATCCGCCACGGCCACGGCCCTGATGCAGCTGGTCGATCAGGGGAAGCTCAAACTGGATGACCCGGTGAACCGATATCTCGAGAACAGCCGGGTGCAGGACCGGCTCCAGAGCGAGAAGCCGGTCAACGTCACCCACGTCCTGTCGCACTGGTCCGGGCTCATTGCCGGGGCGGTCACCAAACCGATCTGGCGCCGGGAGCTACCCAAGACCCTCGAGCAGATGGTATCCACGCTCTATACGGTCCGGGCCCCTGAAACCCAGTTCGAGTACAACAACTTCGCCTTCGGATTGGCAGGGCTCATGGTCCAGAACATCTCAGGCGTCGAGTACGAGAAGTACCTCGTCGATAGCCTGCTCAGGCCGTTAGGCGTGACGACTCCCCATCCGGTGTACCCGTCCCCCGAGATGGTCGAGGTGATGGCACTGCCGTACAGTCCGGGCGGGGCGACGGGCCAGCCCAGACCGGTGGCTCAGGTGCACTTCGACGTGTACCCCGCTGGCGACATTTACTTGAGACCAGAGGACATGGCCCGATTCCTCGGGGCGCACCTGAACGGCGGGATGTGGCAGGGCCGGCGGATTCTGTCGGAAGCCTCAATCCGGAAAATGCACGAGCCCCAATTCGGCGGGGCCTACGGGTTCGGCTTTTTCATCAAGAAAGACGACAAGGGGCATACGATCATCAGCCACGGCGGGAGCATTCCTGGCCAGCTCGCCAACATGATGGGTGACCTCGATGCCCGCGTTGGGGTGTACTACATGACGAACTCCGGGCAGATCCAGGAGCTGGCGGACGCGGCGATCGCGCTGCTCCGGGGTGAAGACTACGTCCCCATCGCAGCGCGGAAGAGCATCGCGGTCGATCCCAAGCTCCTGGACAGCTACGTCGGTGCCTATGAACTGGGTGCCGGCGCCGCGATCACCATCACCCGCGAAGGCGGAACCCTGTACGCCCAGGGTCGGGGGCTCGGAGGCGCCGCCCGAAACGAGCTGTTGGCCGACACTCCGTCGCGGTTCGTAGTCAAGGGCCCCGAT
- a CDS encoding D-aminoacylase, protein MEHVVSRTRQLLNRATLCIAVTSCTAAGGAPADVAAQDERRVSSDSTFDLVITNGRVVDGTGNPWFDGDVAIRGDRVVRVVRRGMLGSAPARRRLDATGKIVAPGFIDIQAGGPYLTGDGRAVSKLTQGVTTEIMGEGYTSAPISELTLKDLSASGPQVVASARRFQGDRGFDAWLRAMEAHGVSPNVGAFVGASTLRQYGMGLKMGAAVGAPLDSMRAALRRAMEDGAFGLGSALIYPPGNFAGTEELIAVAKAMAPYGGLYITHLRSEADRVLEGIDEALRIGREAGVAVEIYHLKAAGIKNWNKMPVMIAKIDSARQAGLDVQATMYPYTAGGTGLAACLPPFASEDGKLIQRLSDPAERARIRAEVAHPTSYWESLCEQATPQGVLLTRLRSEANQQWSQKRLADVLAGTKKDWLDAVMDLLLAEKGNIGAIYFLMNEDNVKSILKQPWMIIGTDAAGMDPDSAKGGGHPRAYGTYPRILGQYVRDEGVVPLEDAIRKMTGAVAERLLIRDRGLLREGMYADVVVFDPATIQEHSTFEKPHQLSTGVEYVFVNGVEVVREGRHTGAKPGRVVRGPGWRGAADPQ, encoded by the coding sequence ATGGAACACGTTGTATCCCGGACCCGGCAGTTGTTGAACCGCGCTACGCTCTGCATCGCGGTGACCAGTTGTACCGCAGCCGGCGGGGCGCCGGCCGACGTCGCCGCGCAGGACGAGCGCCGCGTTTCATCCGACTCGACCTTCGATCTCGTCATCACCAACGGCCGGGTCGTCGACGGAACCGGCAATCCCTGGTTCGACGGCGACGTCGCGATTCGCGGTGACCGGGTGGTTCGGGTGGTCCGCCGCGGCATGTTGGGCAGCGCCCCGGCCCGGCGTCGCCTCGACGCGACGGGCAAAATCGTCGCACCCGGCTTCATCGACATTCAGGCCGGCGGCCCCTACCTCACCGGCGACGGACGTGCCGTGAGCAAGCTGACCCAGGGCGTCACCACCGAGATCATGGGCGAGGGCTACACCTCGGCTCCAATCAGCGAATTGACCCTCAAAGATCTGTCGGCCTCGGGGCCGCAGGTGGTTGCCTCCGCGCGCCGATTCCAGGGCGACCGGGGCTTCGACGCCTGGCTCCGGGCCATGGAGGCACACGGGGTCTCTCCCAACGTGGGCGCCTTCGTCGGTGCCAGCACGCTGCGGCAGTACGGGATGGGCCTCAAGATGGGTGCGGCCGTCGGTGCGCCGCTCGACTCGATGCGCGCCGCCCTGCGCCGCGCCATGGAAGACGGAGCGTTCGGCCTCGGCTCGGCGTTGATCTATCCACCCGGGAACTTTGCGGGCACTGAAGAGCTGATCGCAGTCGCGAAAGCGATGGCGCCCTACGGCGGCCTCTACATCACCCACCTGCGTTCCGAGGCCGACCGGGTGCTCGAAGGCATCGACGAGGCGCTCCGAATCGGCCGGGAAGCCGGCGTGGCGGTGGAGATCTATCACCTCAAAGCGGCGGGCATCAAGAACTGGAACAAGATGCCGGTCATGATCGCCAAGATCGACTCGGCCAGACAGGCGGGTCTGGATGTCCAAGCGACCATGTATCCGTACACGGCGGGCGGCACCGGCCTGGCGGCCTGCCTGCCGCCCTTTGCTTCCGAGGACGGCAAGCTGATCCAGAGGCTTTCGGATCCGGCGGAGCGAGCCCGGATTCGGGCGGAGGTGGCCCACCCCACCAGCTACTGGGAGAGTCTCTGCGAGCAGGCCACGCCGCAGGGGGTACTTCTCACCAGGCTTCGGAGCGAGGCGAACCAGCAATGGTCGCAAAAGCGCCTCGCGGACGTTCTGGCGGGAACGAAGAAAGATTGGCTCGATGCCGTGATGGACCTCCTCCTCGCCGAAAAGGGCAACATCGGCGCGATCTACTTTCTCATGAATGAGGACAACGTCAAGTCGATCCTGAAGCAGCCGTGGATGATCATCGGCACCGACGCCGCCGGGATGGATCCGGACAGTGCCAAAGGCGGAGGCCACCCGCGAGCCTACGGGACCTATCCCCGGATCCTCGGCCAATACGTCCGCGACGAGGGCGTCGTTCCGCTGGAGGATGCGATTCGGAAGATGACGGGGGCCGTCGCCGAGCGGTTGCTGATCCGCGATCGCGGCCTCCTCAGAGAAGGGATGTATGCGGATGTCGTGGTCTTCGATCCCGCCACCATCCAGGAACACAGCACGTTCGAAAAGCCGCACCAACTGTCGACCGGCGTGGAGTACGTATTCGTCAATGGGGTCGAGGTGGTTCGGGAAGGCAGACATACTGGTGCCAAGCCGGGCCGGGTCGTTCGCGGCCCCGGCTGGCGCGGTGCCGCGGACCCGCAATAG
- a CDS encoding DUF5117 domain-containing protein, translated as MRRSLLLATAFSLVLPPLVKAQVPAISDKVKAFERLDGFVPMYWDAQAGKLWLEVARLGQEMLYLNSLPTGVGSNDIGLDRGQLGGERVVRFERVGPKVLLIQLNYGFRAVTDNPDERRAVEQSFAQSVVWGFKVEAESNGAVLIDATDFVMRDAYDVVGAMRRSGQGTFKLDPSRGALYLERTRGFPKNSEIEATLTFLSDNPGRWVRDVAASPEAVTVRQHHSFVALPGAGYLPRVSDPRGGFFGISYADYATPISAPIQKQFISRHRLQKKDPRAAMSEPVAPIVYYLDRGVPEPIRTALLDGARWWNQAFEAAGYRDAFRVELMPEGADPMDVRYNVIQWIHRQTRGWSYGATVTDPRTGEIIKGHVSLGSLRVRQDFLIAQGLTAPFLTGDETAAEAERMALARIRQLSAHEVGHTLGIEHNYISSSQGRASVMDYPHPYVKLTNGRIDLSEAYQEGIGAWDKEAVQFGYQDFPPGTDEKAGLAGIIAAARFRGLTFLTDQDARPAGSAHPETHLWDNGTNVARELDRMMTVRRVALEQFGERVIPRGAPMATLEEVLVPLYLHHRYQVEAATKVIGGQWYDYAFRGDGVVPVKPVASQDQLAALASVLATLKTSELALPRGILAKIPPRPETYPAHRELFDRSTGLVFDAIRPAAAAADMVVQFLFHPERAARLVQQRALDPGQPGLDLVIDRVIAATFDATAPSPYEAEIGRAVQRVVVDRLMSLAASASMSQVRAVATQKLLQLADRPVRAALGSSENRAARALFAADIRRFVARPYDPTKLIPAADAPPGSPIGLPDLEPNP; from the coding sequence ATGCGTCGAAGTCTTCTGCTCGCCACTGCCTTCTCGCTGGTATTGCCGCCGCTGGTCAAGGCTCAAGTTCCCGCTATCAGCGACAAGGTCAAGGCCTTCGAACGCCTCGATGGTTTCGTGCCGATGTACTGGGATGCCCAAGCTGGCAAGCTCTGGCTCGAGGTGGCGCGGCTGGGCCAAGAGATGCTCTACCTCAACTCCTTGCCGACCGGGGTGGGGTCGAATGACATCGGCCTCGACCGAGGTCAGCTGGGCGGCGAGCGGGTCGTTCGGTTCGAGCGGGTCGGGCCGAAGGTCCTCCTGATCCAACTGAACTATGGGTTTCGGGCGGTGACCGACAATCCTGATGAGCGGCGGGCGGTGGAGCAATCATTCGCCCAGTCCGTCGTCTGGGGTTTCAAGGTCGAGGCGGAGTCGAACGGCGCGGTGCTGATCGACGCGACCGACTTCGTGATGCGAGACGCCTACGACGTGGTGGGGGCCATGCGCCGGAGCGGGCAGGGTACCTTCAAGCTCGATCCGTCGCGGGGGGCTCTCTACCTCGAACGAACCCGGGGCTTCCCCAAGAACTCTGAGATCGAGGCCACCCTCACTTTCCTGAGCGACAATCCCGGCCGGTGGGTCCGGGATGTGGCGGCGAGTCCTGAGGCGGTTACGGTTCGCCAGCACCACTCCTTCGTGGCCCTCCCGGGCGCCGGGTATCTGCCCCGGGTCAGCGATCCGAGAGGCGGCTTCTTCGGGATTAGTTACGCCGACTATGCCACCCCGATCAGCGCGCCGATTCAGAAACAGTTCATCTCGAGGCACCGGCTCCAGAAGAAGGACCCTCGAGCGGCCATGAGCGAGCCGGTGGCCCCGATCGTCTACTATCTCGATCGGGGGGTTCCGGAGCCGATCCGGACCGCCTTGCTGGATGGTGCCCGGTGGTGGAATCAGGCCTTCGAGGCGGCCGGGTACCGGGACGCGTTTCGGGTCGAGTTGATGCCTGAAGGCGCCGACCCCATGGACGTACGGTACAACGTCATCCAGTGGATTCACCGGCAGACCCGCGGTTGGAGCTACGGCGCGACGGTGACCGATCCCCGCACCGGAGAGATCATCAAGGGGCACGTGTCGCTCGGTTCCTTGCGGGTCCGGCAGGATTTTCTGATTGCCCAGGGCCTGACCGCCCCCTTCCTCACCGGCGACGAAACGGCGGCCGAGGCGGAACGGATGGCTTTGGCCCGGATTCGGCAGTTGTCCGCCCATGAGGTGGGTCACACGTTAGGCATCGAACACAATTACATCTCGAGCAGTCAAGGCCGGGCGTCGGTCATGGACTACCCGCATCCCTACGTCAAACTCACCAACGGGCGAATCGACCTCTCAGAGGCCTATCAGGAGGGGATTGGAGCGTGGGACAAGGAGGCCGTCCAGTTCGGCTATCAGGATTTTCCCCCCGGCACCGATGAAAAGGCGGGGTTGGCCGGCATCATCGCGGCCGCCCGGTTCCGGGGCCTCACGTTCCTGACTGACCAGGACGCCAGGCCCGCGGGTAGCGCCCATCCGGAAACCCATCTCTGGGACAACGGTACCAACGTCGCTCGGGAACTCGACCGGATGATGACGGTGCGCCGGGTGGCACTGGAGCAATTCGGCGAACGGGTCATTCCCCGGGGCGCCCCGATGGCGACCCTCGAGGAAGTCCTGGTCCCGCTCTACCTCCATCATCGCTACCAAGTCGAGGCGGCCACCAAGGTCATCGGCGGGCAGTGGTACGATTACGCCTTCCGGGGCGATGGGGTCGTACCCGTCAAGCCGGTGGCGTCCCAGGACCAGTTGGCGGCCTTGGCGTCCGTACTCGCCACGCTCAAGACCTCCGAACTCGCGCTTCCACGGGGGATTCTGGCCAAAATCCCGCCCCGGCCCGAGACCTACCCGGCCCATCGTGAACTCTTCGATCGATCCACTGGGCTGGTCTTCGATGCGATCCGCCCGGCCGCGGCCGCCGCGGACATGGTCGTCCAGTTCCTCTTCCATCCGGAACGGGCGGCGCGCCTGGTGCAACAGCGGGCCCTCGATCCCGGCCAACCGGGGCTCGACTTGGTCATTGACCGGGTCATCGCGGCGACCTTCGACGCCACCGCGCCATCGCCGTATGAGGCCGAAATTGGCCGGGCCGTGCAACGAGTCGTGGTCGACCGGTTGATGTCGTTGGCCGCCTCGGCCTCGATGAGTCAGGTCCGGGCCGTGGCCACCCAGAAGCTCCTGCAACTCGCCGATCGTCCAGTCCGGGCCGCTCTTGGCTCATCCGAAAACCGGGCCGCCCGGGCGCTCTTCGCCGCCGACATCCGCCGGTTTGTTGCCCGCCCCTACGATCCGACCAAACTGATTCCGGCAGCCGATGCTCCGCCCGGGAGTCCGATCGGACTGCCCGATCTCGAGCCCAATCCTTAG
- a CDS encoding GNAT family N-acetyltransferase translates to MTGGKLGSTALYPACPGAIPGLQVEAGSYLVRFARTPDDLDRVLRLRYEIFNLELGEGLDESHATGRDEDELDARFQHPLIQRRDSLAVVGTYRMQTAEMARQGGGFYADPEFDLSTLPDPVRDATVEIDRACVAKDHRSGRVLHLLWRGLAAYLEWNRKHYFFGCCSLTNQDPAMGVAVHRHLEASGFVHPTLEVAPRPGGRCELPPGHPLPGRRCSSLAPPRRQSARSPGHRPSVQDHRLASYP, encoded by the coding sequence ATGACCGGCGGCAAGCTCGGATCGACGGCGCTCTATCCGGCCTGCCCGGGAGCCATTCCGGGCCTGCAGGTCGAAGCCGGTAGCTATCTGGTCCGCTTTGCCCGGACTCCCGACGATCTCGACCGGGTCCTTCGCCTCCGGTATGAGATCTTCAATCTGGAGTTAGGCGAGGGCCTCGACGAGTCCCACGCCACCGGCCGTGACGAGGACGAGTTGGACGCCCGCTTCCAACACCCGCTGATCCAGCGCCGCGACTCCTTGGCGGTGGTCGGGACCTATCGAATGCAGACCGCCGAGATGGCGCGTCAGGGTGGCGGATTCTATGCCGATCCGGAATTCGACCTCTCGACCCTGCCCGACCCCGTTCGGGATGCCACGGTCGAAATCGACCGGGCCTGCGTGGCGAAGGACCACCGGAGTGGCCGGGTCCTGCACCTGTTGTGGCGCGGACTCGCCGCGTACCTCGAATGGAATCGGAAGCATTACTTCTTCGGGTGTTGCTCGCTCACGAATCAGGACCCCGCCATGGGCGTGGCGGTCCACCGGCACCTCGAGGCATCAGGCTTTGTGCACCCGACCCTCGAGGTAGCGCCCCGTCCCGGGGGCCGTTGCGAGTTGCCCCCGGGTCACCCGCTCCCGGGCCGGCGTTGTTCCAGTCTAGCTCCACCTCGGCGCCAAAGTGCTCGGTCCCCCGGCCATCGACCGTCTGTGCAAGACCATCGATTGGCTAGTTATCCTTGA
- a CDS encoding 1-acyl-sn-glycerol-3-phosphate acyltransferase, which translates to MTSQADVRHELYGGNLKQTLGTLLRTGAIRPVVRLGAIVWWTGGLLVFLVAGMWFASPWPRRRLWWRNRIVSRWARGMAWIVNMRVTVRGSRPEPPFFLVSNHVSYCDIVLLLGQVHGVFVAKKELNEWPAIGYLTRLVGTIFVDRNSRRDAKRVLQTIDQRVASGDGVIVFPEGTSSSGDDVHPMRTALFEWAAQTGKPVGIASIHYTTRPGMPSAREAVCWWGDMSFVPHVLQLCQMPGFDATLHFGDEPVTGNDRGLLAVQVREAVARNFVPHRVEAP; encoded by the coding sequence GTGACCTCCCAAGCCGACGTCCGACACGAACTGTATGGCGGCAATCTCAAGCAAACCCTCGGGACGCTGCTGCGGACCGGGGCCATTCGCCCGGTTGTCCGTCTCGGCGCCATCGTCTGGTGGACCGGGGGACTTTTGGTGTTCCTGGTGGCCGGGATGTGGTTCGCCTCGCCCTGGCCTCGGCGGCGCCTCTGGTGGCGGAACCGAATTGTCAGCCGATGGGCTCGGGGCATGGCCTGGATCGTCAACATGCGGGTGACCGTTCGCGGGTCCCGGCCAGAGCCCCCTTTTTTCCTGGTGTCCAACCACGTGAGCTATTGCGACATCGTGCTCTTGCTCGGCCAGGTCCACGGCGTCTTCGTGGCCAAGAAGGAGCTCAACGAGTGGCCGGCGATCGGCTATTTGACTCGCTTGGTGGGGACGATCTTCGTCGATCGGAATAGCCGCCGGGACGCCAAGCGGGTCCTCCAGACGATCGACCAGCGAGTGGCGAGCGGCGACGGGGTGATCGTCTTTCCCGAGGGAACCAGTTCCAGTGGTGATGACGTCCACCCGATGCGGACGGCCCTGTTCGAGTGGGCCGCCCAAACCGGGAAGCCGGTCGGCATTGCCTCGATCCACTACACCACCCGCCCCGGGATGCCGTCGGCCCGGGAGGCCGTGTGTTGGTGGGGCGACATGAGCTTCGTGCCCCATGTCCTCCAACTCTGCCAAATGCCGGGGTTCGACGCCACCCTGCATTTCGGGGATGAGCCGGTGACCGGAAACGATCGCGGACTGTTGGCCGTACAGGTCCGGGAGGCGGTGGCCCGCAATTTTGTTCCCCATCGAGTCGAGGCACCGTAA